A window of the Acidimicrobiales bacterium genome harbors these coding sequences:
- a CDS encoding redoxin domain-containing protein produces the protein MKVGERVSEFELLDQHGDTVTLSDLLDSGPAVFYFYVKAMTPG, from the coding sequence ATGAAGGTTGGCGAACGGGTGAGCGAGTTCGAGCTGCTCGATCAACACGGTGACACGGTGACCCTCTCCGACCTGCTCGACTCGGGTCCGGCGGTCTTCTACTTCTACGTGAAGGCGATGACGCCTGGTTGA
- a CDS encoding peroxiredoxin, with product MESKHFRDLSAEFAELGATIVGVSADQVDRQAQFDAQNELGFPLLSDPDKVAAKIFGAKRPGPLPNRRATFVVDSDRTLLAEIASEMNMNTHADEALEVLRKRRR from the coding sequence ATCGAATCGAAGCATTTCCGTGATCTGTCAGCCGAGTTCGCCGAACTCGGGGCCACGATCGTGGGGGTGAGCGCCGATCAGGTTGATCGGCAAGCGCAGTTCGATGCCCAGAACGAGCTGGGGTTCCCCCTGCTTTCCGACCCCGACAAGGTCGCAGCCAAGATCTTCGGGGCGAAGCGACCCGGCCCGTTGCCCAATCGGCGGGCGACCTTCGTGGTCGACAGCGACCGAACGCTCCTGGCCGAAATCGCCAGCGAGATGAACATGAACACCCACGCCGACGAAGCGCTGGAGGTGCTGCGGAAACGACGCCGCTAG